The Streptomyces sp. NBC_00490 genome includes a region encoding these proteins:
- a CDS encoding Gfo/Idh/MocA family protein — translation MTTQPRIRIGIIGLGVISRFYVDALAGEVQDIELAAVCDLNEATLEPHRGTIPVFTDHRELLASTELDAVVVNVPNDVHFEVCRDALAAGVAVCVEKPLGITVQEGRTLRDLAEEKGVALFTAYHRRYNTNVLDLLKSLPADVPVERLTVRYWEKIEEHVGKDRWYLDPARCGGGCVADNGPNAFDVVHLFLGDDVAFKEASVGRDPAGIDRLAVITLQDSEGVTAVVDLDWAYEHGERKDVEVLLADGRLLTTDMLAGYPDFKSSLAHEYVGVLREFGEVLRGERKTWPNGLATLELVGQVYAAEPPAGRG, via the coding sequence ATGACCACTCAGCCCCGTATCCGTATCGGCATCATCGGCCTGGGCGTCATCTCCCGCTTCTACGTCGACGCGCTGGCCGGCGAGGTCCAGGACATCGAGCTGGCCGCGGTGTGCGACCTGAACGAGGCCACCCTGGAACCGCACCGGGGCACGATCCCGGTCTTCACCGACCACCGGGAGCTGCTGGCCTCGACCGAGCTGGACGCGGTCGTCGTCAACGTCCCCAACGACGTGCACTTCGAGGTCTGCCGGGACGCCCTGGCCGCGGGTGTGGCGGTGTGTGTGGAGAAGCCGCTCGGCATCACCGTGCAGGAGGGGCGCACGCTGCGTGACCTGGCCGAGGAGAAGGGGGTGGCGCTGTTCACGGCCTACCACCGCCGCTACAACACCAACGTCCTGGACCTGCTGAAGTCGCTGCCGGCGGACGTGCCGGTGGAGCGGCTCACCGTGCGCTACTGGGAGAAGATCGAGGAGCACGTCGGCAAGGACCGCTGGTATCTCGACCCGGCGCGCTGCGGTGGCGGCTGCGTGGCGGACAACGGGCCCAACGCCTTCGACGTGGTGCACCTGTTCCTCGGTGACGACGTGGCCTTCAAGGAGGCCAGCGTGGGCCGTGACCCGGCGGGCATCGACCGCCTCGCGGTGATCACCCTTCAGGACAGCGAGGGTGTCACCGCCGTGGTGGACCTGGACTGGGCATACGAGCACGGGGAGCGCAAGGACGTCGAGGTCCTCCTCGCCGACGGCCGCCTGCTGACGACCGACATGCTGGCCGGCTATCCGGACTTCAAGAGCTCGCTGGCCCACGAGTACGTCGGCGTGCTGCGGGAGTTCGGGGAAGTACTGCGCGGCGAGCGCAAGACCTGGCCCAACGGTCTGGCCACGCTCGAGCTCGTCGGTCAGGTCTACGCCGCCGAACCCCCTGCCGGCCGGGGCTGA